TACAGCTTTTAAATTAGGAGAAAAAACAGACGATCCCATTGCAATGTATCTTGCAGATATTTATACCGTTTTTGCAAATCTTACCGGTGTGCCTGCCATATCGGTTCCTCTTTACAAACACAGCAACGGCATGCCTTTTGGCTTACAGGTAATTACCAATAAGCAGGATGAACTAACTTTGCTGGAGTTTTCCAAGGTGTTGATGCAACACTATAAAAGCTATCAGCATCTTGCAACAAATGAATAATAAAACAATTATATTATTGTTTGCATTTTTATTATTTGCATTTGCTGAAAAAAGTTTTTCTCAGTCTATTGATTCTGTTCAACCTGGCACTATAGTGGAAGACACCACAAAGGAAGATGCATTGATTAAAGAGGTGGTTAAATCATCTAAAGCACCTAAGAAAGATAAGGTGCAGTATTTTAGCCAGGTAACCAAATACGGATTTAAAAATTTATTCTCCAATTATAATTATAATTCAAACATTCCTTACACTTCACAGGTAAATCCCAACGCCGAAAATTTTATACAGGATTACATGAAATCTCATGGCACCTATTTGCAAAAAATGAAAGATTGGGGACAACCTTATTTTACTTTGATCGAAAATGTTTTGCAACAATATGGTTTGCCACATGAGTTAAAATATGTTGCAGTAATTGAATCGAATTTACAAACCCAGGCGCTTTCCAACAAAGGTGCTTGCGGCCCCTGGCAATTAATGCCGGGTACAGCACGTCAATTGGGTTTAACGATTAATAATTATGTAGATGAGCGAACTGATTATTATAAGAGCACAAATGCGGCTGCAAAATACTTACTGTCGTTGTATGGACAGTTTCATGATTGGTTATTGGTGATGGCGGCTTATAATGGCGGTGCAGGAAGAGTTTCAAGTGCTATTAAAAAATGCGGCAGCAATAATTTCTGGAACCTGCAATTTTATTTGCCTGAAGAATCAAGAACGTATGTAAAACGTTTTATCGCTACGCATTATATTATGGAGGGTGGCGGCGGTATTACAACCAATGTAAACACCGATAGTGCTTTGGTTTTTGATAACAGTACTGATGTAACAAGAACGAGTTATAATTCAATTGGAGTAAACCCGTATTATAAACAACCTTCTTTAACTTCTGCAGAAAAGGATAATGTACAAACAATGAACATTTCCGGTAAATACAATGCTGCCATTATTGCTAAAAACCTTTCGATGAGCATGGAAACTTTCGATCGCTATAATCCCGGTTTTGCGGGTATGATCTCAAGTATAGGTAATTATGATCTTCGATTGCCTGCTGATAAAATGGATCTGTTTGTTGCTAATAAATACCAGATATTAAATGAAAGTGTACAAGCGCTTCTGGGTGGCCTTACTATCCCTGATACGAAAACAGTTTATCCTAAAAAAAGTACTAAGGCTAAAGTTGCAAAAAGAAGATAATTACAATTTGTATCTACTCACGTCCAACACTTCATCACAAAAACTATATTCCTGTTTATCATTGCTGCTTATGATCACTAATTTATTTGCAGTATGATCATTTATAAGTTGATGGTATAATGCAATGCCTGTTTCATCTAAATTGGTAGTA
The Ferruginibacter albus DNA segment above includes these coding regions:
- a CDS encoding lytic transglycosylase domain-containing protein translates to MNNKTIILLFAFLLFAFAEKSFSQSIDSVQPGTIVEDTTKEDALIKEVVKSSKAPKKDKVQYFSQVTKYGFKNLFSNYNYNSNIPYTSQVNPNAENFIQDYMKSHGTYLQKMKDWGQPYFTLIENVLQQYGLPHELKYVAVIESNLQTQALSNKGACGPWQLMPGTARQLGLTINNYVDERTDYYKSTNAAAKYLLSLYGQFHDWLLVMAAYNGGAGRVSSAIKKCGSNNFWNLQFYLPEESRTYVKRFIATHYIMEGGGGITTNVNTDSALVFDNSTDVTRTSYNSIGVNPYYKQPSLTSAEKDNVQTMNISGKYNAAIIAKNLSMSMETFDRYNPGFAGMISSIGNYDLRLPADKMDLFVANKYQILNESVQALLGGLTIPDTKTVYPKKSTKAKVAKRR